TTGTAACAAATGTTTCAGATTTGATAGGTCTTAAAATAGGAATTGATTTTAGTTTAACAAGCTGTCCAAAGATCACTGAAGTCAGGGAAGAACATAATCAATCACCTTAATTTGGGTTTCGGTAGGGTTTTTCAAAATCAAAGAAAGTCATGGTTAGACACTGCTAAAAGGCCGTTGGTGGGATGTGGATTTAACATTCAGACTCTCTTTTTTATGTCATGATTAGGATCTAATTGATCAGAACCTAGCAATGAGATACGTCCAGAACATCTGCACATTCAAGTCAGTTGTGTACGAAACTATCAAGATCCCAGGCTGTCCTGGTCATGAAGAATCGTTTTATTCCTACCCAGTGGCAACAGGATGTCACTGCGGAACCTGCAACACTGACGTCACCGACTGCACCCGGAGAGGCTTGGACCCGAATTATTGCTCGTATGATAAATATGAGACCAGCGAGTGAGGCTTGTCTTTCTCATCTTGCAAAAACTGTACAGTAATGAATGTCGGGGAAAGGGGCAATGTGTGCAGATATTACAGTACGGTTGCATCTTATGAGCGTTTAACTTGTGTTCTTTCAGTCTTGCATGGTTCAAGGCCAGCCGCTTGAAAATGCCCAAGTCAAATGCAAGGCAGAGAACTTAGAAGAGCTTTTCGTGCCGGGTAACACGAGCAGACCTGGTACAGAAAGAGTTTTAAAGCTCTATGCCttgtttgtggggggagggggcattcaGTGCTCTGCCTCCGGAAGGCTAAGGATGCTCGTATGGGGGTGGTTCCAAGGACTTGAGTATACACATTTTCATGTATATGCAGAACTTTTGGAACTGATCCCCTGCATAAGATGTGATTGTACTATCCTGccaactttctctttttttaagtatGTGTGCAAAGAATACAACCTGTTGCATTCACTTTCAATGGCTTCACTGTGACATCTTAAGCAAAAAGTGTTTTCGCCTGTGTCTTTCAAAGCACAGTTCCTTCACAGTCTGCTCCCGACACATCCTCCACTCTTTCCAATTCTCTCTTCAAGTGCCAGCTTCTCtttcgaaacaaaataaaaaaattgctgtatctgaagaagtgtgcgtgcacacgaacgctcataccaataacaaacttagttggtctctaagatgctactggaaggattttttttattttttattttttttattttgtttcaactacggcagaccaacacggctatctacctgTAACTGCAGCTTCTCTTTAGCATCCATTTAATAACTTACATGAGTTATTTAAGAGTTTCTCTACTGACTAGCTTGTTCAGTATGACAAGATCACTTTCCTATTAAAGTTATATAACAGtgcgatcctatgcatgtctactcagaagtaatccccatttaagtgtgtgtataggattgtgatCTATAGAGCGAGCTGCAGCCCCATCTATGGATCTGTGTTGGTACATCAGTTTAATTTCACTTGGAATCAACTGTGAGAGAGTGCAGACTAAGGAGGTCCCATTGGACAGACCCCTAGCTTTAACTAGAAGAAAGTTCCCTTGCTTCAGGCATGCTGTTAGGGGGGGTACTTTGTGCCTTTTGTGTCATTTCCAGATATCTCGGCCCTTTCGCCCTTTTTAAGTCTCCAGCCACCTACCACCTTAATTTGACCAGGGGGCAAAACCCTGTTGGTTCCCCATAGCTCACAGTAAGCTCTGACAGTAAGGACTATAGTTATTTTCCCCTTCTAAAAGTTGCCTTGAATTGGCCTACATTTGCATCCTATTTATAAAAATTAGCATGTGTATACTTTACGCAAATTGGTATAATGAGCCTGGGCAGACttcggtctttcaaatttcagcggtgccctgcgTGAGGCCAAAATTCAGTACCCACCCCATCCCCTGCCTCACCTTTTATTCTGCTCAGTTCTCTTATGTCATAGTAGCAGCACCCCATCGCACTCcttggctcagcacccagtgtggtTGAACCAGTTGttctgccctaaatccacctgtgCCATGGGCTGTCCCTCGAGTCTTTTAAGTATCTGTCAACACCCCTGCCTGGCTTCTCTGTGTTGTTAACATGGTGCTTCTGCTATAGTATGAAATGGTATAGATGCATGTGTGTACTTATTTAGGCAGAGTTTATTCTTGTATTGTTAGCTTTAATTGTTTACTGTTAAGTATGTATTTGTCGAACGTATAACTTCTTGTACTGAAAATATAATTTCAGCACATTTATGTCTCCAAtaaactataaaaataaaaatgggaaactgTGGGCAAAGAGATGCGTTTTCcgtctgattattatttttcttatacAATATGAGAATTTCTTAGGGGAATTCACTATGTCAGAGGCAGCCGACTGTGAATTCTGGGACCCTACTATTCTACCATTGGTCTGTCACAGACACTGCATAAGCTGTGAGTTTCAAGGCCCATTCATAGCGGTGAAAGGACACTGTTCGATGTGCATTCTAAACTGTTTCTGTAAATTCATGTGTTTCTTAGAAATATATataaggttttattttgttgcaCTTACACAACTTGGTTCTTTTTAATGAACTTGTAAATGAGTAACAAGCCATCTGTTCATGTATTCGCAACACAAGTTTTTTTCATGCTTTACTCCCAAACAACCAATTTCCTTGATTGACTTTAAAGAAAGGGCTCGTTCACTCAGCACTTACCCCCTGCTTGCACTTTAAAACAACATGTCCCAATCTGTTGCTAGATAAACTGGTAGGTCAGTTGCTTTGGCCTGGGTTTCCTCCAGCTTAGGCTTTCCAGAGGAGAGGACAAAACAGGAAAGAGGACAACCTAGCTTCTCTGTAGCCCAGAGGTATCAGAAATGGTGCAAAGGCAGGCAAGCATCAGTACAGAAGAGTCAACACCACACTCAATAGGCATATGGGAgactaagcagcagcaacagctctgCCACCTTCCCTCCAGGAGCCTCACTCAAACCGGTAGCTCATTGGACAGGAAAGCAAAAGGTTGTCCCTGCCACACCACTGTTGTGGTCAGATTTTGAATGAATGAGTCCATGTGGAGTGCCTGCCCAATTAAACAGCTGTGCCGACACATTTTACAAGCCAAGTATAGCCAGAAGACCATTCAAGACCCTTAGGGCtgagggcaggcataggcaaactcggccctccaaatattttgggactacaactccaatcatccctagctaacaggaccagtggtcagggatgatgggagttgtagccctaaaacagctggagagccgagtttgcctatgcctggcttaggggaaggcctgcagctcagtggtagagcatttgtttaacttgcagaaggtcccaggttcaagccctagcatctccaggtaggtctgggagagagccctgtctgaaaccctggagaaatgCTGCTGCTccgtgtagacagtgctgagctagatggcccgATGGCCCAACTCAGTacaaggcaccttcctgtgttcctg
The Podarcis muralis chromosome 1, rPodMur119.hap1.1, whole genome shotgun sequence DNA segment above includes these coding regions:
- the FSHB gene encoding follitropin subunit beta — translated: MKPINFFVVLLFWQTVCCNYCQLSNITIALEKEECGFCISVNTTWCSGYCLTKDLIDQNLAMRYVQNICTFKSVVYETIKIPGCPGHEESFYSYPVATGCHCGTCNTDVTDCTRRGLDPNYCSYDKYETSE